The proteins below are encoded in one region of Prevotella melaninogenica ATCC 25845:
- a CDS encoding patatin-like phospholipase family protein, whose amino-acid sequence MKKYLLVFLMLICCGLSVKAQQQNEGGKTRPKVGLVLGGGGAKGAAAIGILKELEQAKIPIDYIAGTSIGAIIGGLYAQGYRADDLKKFFCSQNWLALLADRDTTLVGKVYKEEDGVIYLFGFPVRKKADADKNTGFWMLHGDHVYNFLDSLVSRSPVQRGTVEKAIPFSCVAFDIRRQQEIVLDTGSMARNMRASMAIPGAFKPVQIDTLMLVDGGMGNNLPVDVVRKMGADIVIAVDLQQRKHDDYRSPFGFLKGLGGILDWLAERPDIKKYNVNRTKADLYINPDLGSYGVTDFNAKAIKAILKIGEDTGILYRKQLGTFMKDHQR is encoded by the coding sequence ATGAAAAAATACTTACTTGTATTTCTGATGCTGATATGCTGTGGTTTATCTGTGAAGGCACAGCAACAGAACGAAGGTGGGAAGACCCGCCCAAAGGTGGGACTTGTGCTTGGTGGTGGTGGTGCGAAAGGTGCTGCAGCCATAGGAATACTAAAAGAGTTGGAGCAAGCTAAGATTCCTATTGACTATATTGCTGGAACAAGTATAGGTGCAATTATTGGCGGATTATACGCGCAGGGCTATCGTGCAGACGACCTTAAAAAATTCTTTTGTTCGCAGAATTGGTTGGCACTTTTGGCAGATAGAGACACAACATTGGTTGGAAAGGTCTATAAAGAGGAAGATGGTGTAATCTATCTCTTTGGCTTTCCTGTGCGTAAAAAGGCTGATGCTGATAAAAATACAGGGTTCTGGATGTTGCATGGTGACCATGTCTATAATTTCCTTGACTCACTCGTCAGTCGTTCTCCCGTACAACGTGGTACCGTTGAGAAGGCTATTCCCTTCTCGTGTGTAGCCTTTGACATCCGTCGTCAACAAGAAATAGTCCTTGATACAGGTTCCATGGCGCGTAATATGCGTGCCAGTATGGCTATTCCCGGTGCGTTCAAACCTGTGCAGATAGACACGCTGATGCTGGTGGATGGCGGTATGGGCAATAATCTTCCAGTGGATGTTGTACGAAAGATGGGGGCAGATATCGTTATTGCCGTCGACCTTCAACAGCGCAAACATGATGACTATCGTTCGCCTTTCGGCTTTCTGAAAGGACTGGGAGGTATCTTAGATTGGTTGGCAGAACGTCCTGATATAAAGAAATATAATGTCAATCGCACGAAAGCCGACCTCTATATTAATCCCGATTTAGGTTCTTATGGTGTCACCGACTTCAATGCAAAGGCGATAAAAGCTATCCTTAAAATAGGCGAGGATACTGGTATTCTGTATCGAAAGCAGTTAGGGACGTTCATGAAAGACCATCAACGATGA
- a CDS encoding RluA family pseudouridine synthase yields MKFHPILSEQPLPARFNNPFDYEPDALCRAAVKQLQADLPIEPIEGKMYGILIVERNGEIGYLQAYSGQIADEGEDFVPAVFDYLQPNGYFKIHEAEITQLNQKIAQLKASTAYRQAQENLKKIQQEAEKAIEEARRVMQGAKFLRDKRRKEAFISEAERNEMTRQSQFLKAELQRKKKAYAEQITAAQAIVDSYQEQITVWKRERKMKSDRLQRWLFSQFSLLNAHGERKDLLDIFRDYYLQNSPARTKAAHITSVNTAERAAKESLAASLLPPSGAGECCEPKLLQYAFLHGYKPISMAMFWWGPSPKTEIRQHGNYYPACNGKCKPILEWMLEGIDVDYKDCKRTDYKTELALSERLQILYEDDYLAVVVKPSGLLSIPGKGCQASIYSILCERWKGKSDAFMVHRLDMATSGLLVVARTSEVHKALQAQFIGRTVKKKYVALLPLSILEKQLPAEGRIELPLSPDPDDRPRQRVDRTNGKPAITEYRLIGKTTYGKEALEAVKIALYPLTGRTHQLRVHCAHPDGLGTPIIGDNLYGQRAERLWLHATHLEFTHPITQERMSFDTPL; encoded by the coding sequence ATGAAGTTCCATCCTATCCTATCAGAACAGCCCCTACCCGCTCGGTTTAATAATCCCTTCGATTACGAACCGGACGCTCTTTGCCGTGCAGCAGTCAAGCAGTTGCAGGCAGATCTCCCTATTGAACCAATCGAAGGAAAGATGTATGGCATTCTGATTGTTGAGCGAAACGGAGAGATTGGTTATCTGCAAGCCTACTCAGGACAGATAGCTGATGAGGGAGAAGACTTTGTTCCAGCTGTCTTCGACTATCTTCAACCTAATGGTTACTTCAAAATTCATGAGGCAGAGATTACCCAATTGAATCAAAAGATAGCCCAACTAAAAGCCTCAACAGCCTATCGACAGGCACAGGAAAACCTCAAAAAGATTCAGCAAGAGGCAGAAAAGGCTATCGAAGAAGCACGGAGAGTGATGCAAGGGGCCAAGTTCTTACGTGACAAACGCCGTAAAGAGGCTTTTATTTCAGAGGCAGAACGAAACGAAATGACACGTCAGAGCCAGTTTCTTAAAGCCGAATTGCAACGTAAGAAAAAGGCTTATGCTGAACAGATTACCGCTGCACAGGCTATTGTAGACTCCTATCAAGAACAGATAACAGTTTGGAAACGAGAGCGGAAAATGAAGTCTGATCGTCTTCAACGTTGGCTTTTCTCTCAGTTCTCACTACTCAATGCACACGGAGAACGTAAGGACTTACTCGATATCTTCCGTGATTACTATCTGCAGAACAGTCCTGCACGCACGAAGGCTGCCCATATAACAAGTGTAAATACTGCTGAACGTGCTGCCAAGGAGAGTCTCGCAGCTTCACTACTTCCACCTTCTGGTGCAGGTGAATGCTGTGAACCAAAGCTCTTACAATATGCCTTTCTTCATGGTTATAAGCCTATTAGCATGGCTATGTTTTGGTGGGGACCATCGCCAAAGACCGAGATAAGACAGCATGGAAACTACTATCCTGCTTGCAACGGAAAGTGTAAACCTATCTTGGAGTGGATGTTGGAAGGGATAGACGTTGACTATAAGGATTGCAAGAGGACAGATTATAAAACCGAATTAGCTCTTTCTGAAAGACTACAAATACTCTATGAAGACGATTATCTTGCAGTAGTTGTCAAACCATCGGGCTTACTCTCTATTCCTGGAAAAGGCTGTCAAGCATCCATTTATAGTATTCTTTGCGAGCGATGGAAGGGTAAGAGCGATGCGTTCATGGTACATCGATTAGACATGGCAACAAGTGGTTTACTCGTTGTTGCGCGTACTTCTGAGGTTCATAAGGCTTTGCAAGCACAGTTTATTGGGCGAACAGTAAAGAAGAAGTATGTTGCTTTGCTTCCTCTCTCTATCCTCGAAAAGCAGTTACCAGCAGAGGGACGGATAGAACTTCCACTCTCTCCCGACCCAGACGACCGTCCTCGGCAGCGTGTTGATAGAACTAATGGGAAGCCAGCTATCACCGAGTATCGCCTTATCGGTAAGACAACATACGGCAAAGAAGCATTGGAAGCAGTGAAGATAGCGCTCTATCCGTTGACAGGGCGTACCCACCAGCTGCGCGTTCATTGTGCTCATCCAGACGGATTGGGTACTCCTATCATTGGTGATAACCTCTACGGACAACGAGCTGAACGCCTTTGGTTACACGCAACTCACCTTGAGTTCACCCATCCCATAACCCAAGAGCGGATGAGTTTTGATACTCCTTTATAG
- a CDS encoding KUP/HAK/KT family potassium transporter codes for MTRDNNCSNSARHKLSLMGVIVTLGIVFGDIGTSPLYVMKAIVRAGNPVNAEYIIGAVSCIIWTLTLQTTVKYVLIALRADNKGEGGILALYALIRRHSRKWFYFLAIIGASTLIADGVITPSITVLSAIEGLKVYEPETPVVPIALCIVTVLFFIQQFGTNMIGKLFGPLMLLWFSMLGVLGAMHIGDYNPILQAFNPLHAIHLLTSNPEWFLILGAVFLCTTGAEALYSDLGHCGINNIRTSWAFVKVMLILNYLGQGAWIIAHVNNLTSGLNPFYAIMPHGMLFFGIVMATIAAIIASQALISGSFTIFSEAMNLKFWPRQKIKYPTDVKGQLYIPFVNMSLFILCVIVILFFKSSERMEAAYGLSITITMLMTTFLLSAYLTIRRVNRWLTLLFLIVFVGLESIFFVANMAKFMNGGWVTMLLASVMIAIMYVWYNATTIRNSQIQIRDVRESFSIISDIKNDESIPKYATNIVYLTKLGGKYDIEQKILYSIINKHPMRADHYFLLHIDYQDSPSTLEYDVTTLVPDTLYRINLRLGFRIHPLVNRYFRQIIEDMVAKNEFSLASSYPSLAKHNVMGNFVFVLINRIYSTFASFSFKERLIMDAYEWIDHLKLSMTRSLGLNTSNVLIENVPLTLKSHAKKVGNSIPRVERIEENEGFH; via the coding sequence ATGACACGGGATAACAATTGTAGTAATTCTGCACGCCATAAACTAAGTTTAATGGGCGTTATTGTAACCTTAGGTATTGTTTTCGGAGATATAGGTACATCTCCTTTGTATGTGATGAAGGCTATTGTTAGGGCTGGAAACCCTGTTAATGCTGAATATATCATCGGTGCAGTGTCGTGTATTATATGGACATTAACCCTTCAAACGACTGTTAAGTATGTCTTAATTGCCCTCCGTGCGGATAATAAAGGAGAGGGTGGAATACTCGCTTTGTATGCTTTAATACGTCGACATAGTCGTAAATGGTTTTATTTCTTAGCGATTATTGGTGCCAGTACGCTGATAGCTGATGGTGTTATAACGCCTTCTATTACGGTTCTCTCTGCTATAGAGGGATTGAAGGTCTATGAACCAGAGACCCCAGTTGTACCTATTGCCCTTTGTATTGTTACTGTTTTGTTCTTCATTCAGCAATTCGGAACAAATATGATTGGCAAGTTGTTTGGTCCATTAATGCTCTTATGGTTTTCAATGTTGGGTGTGTTAGGAGCTATGCATATCGGTGATTATAATCCTATTCTGCAAGCTTTCAATCCCTTACATGCCATCCACTTGCTGACGAGTAACCCTGAGTGGTTTTTAATCTTGGGTGCAGTGTTCCTCTGTACGACAGGTGCTGAGGCCTTATATTCCGACTTAGGGCATTGTGGAATTAATAACATCCGTACGAGTTGGGCCTTTGTCAAGGTCATGTTAATCCTCAACTATCTTGGTCAAGGGGCTTGGATAATTGCACATGTCAATAATCTTACTTCTGGGTTGAACCCTTTTTATGCCATTATGCCCCACGGTATGCTCTTTTTCGGTATCGTCATGGCAACGATAGCAGCCATTATTGCAAGTCAAGCATTGATTAGTGGGTCGTTTACTATCTTCAGTGAAGCAATGAACTTGAAGTTTTGGCCACGTCAGAAGATTAAGTATCCGACCGATGTTAAGGGACAACTTTACATCCCATTTGTCAATATGTCGCTCTTTATCTTATGTGTGATTGTGATACTTTTCTTCAAGAGTTCGGAACGAATGGAGGCTGCTTACGGCTTGTCAATCACGATAACCATGCTCATGACCACCTTCCTCTTGAGTGCTTATCTTACTATTCGTCGAGTAAATCGTTGGCTAACACTCCTGTTCCTTATCGTCTTTGTCGGTTTGGAGAGTATCTTCTTCGTCGCAAACATGGCAAAGTTTATGAATGGAGGTTGGGTAACCATGCTTCTTGCCAGTGTGATGATAGCAATCATGTATGTGTGGTATAATGCCACAACCATCCGTAATTCGCAGATACAGATACGTGATGTTCGTGAATCGTTCAGTATTATTTCCGATATTAAGAACGATGAGTCAATCCCTAAGTATGCGACAAATATTGTCTATCTCACCAAACTTGGAGGTAAATACGACATCGAACAGAAGATTCTCTATTCAATTATTAACAAGCATCCAATGCGTGCTGACCATTATTTCTTGCTGCATATAGACTATCAAGACAGTCCATCAACACTGGAATATGACGTTACCACGCTCGTTCCCGATACTCTTTATCGTATCAATCTACGGTTAGGATTCCGCATCCACCCACTTGTCAATCGTTATTTTAGGCAGATAATCGAGGATATGGTGGCTAAGAATGAGTTCTCTCTTGCGTCATCTTATCCGTCATTGGCTAAGCATAATGTGATGGGAAACTTCGTATTTGTGCTTATTAATAGGATTTATTCAACCTTCGCTTCTTTCTCTTTTAAGGAGCGACTTATCATGGATGCCTATGAATGGATTGACCATTTGAAATTGAGTATGACACGTTCTTTAGGTCTGAATACGAGTAATGTCTTGATAGAGAACGTACCACTCACATTAAAGTCACATGCTAAAAAGGTAGGAAATAGTATTCCAAGGGTTGAAAGAATAGAGGAAAACGAGGGCTTCCATTAA
- the metG gene encoding methionine--tRNA ligase, protein MEEKKFKRTTVTAALPYANGGVHIGHLAGVYVPADIYVRYLRLKKREVAFIGGSDEHGVPITIRAKKEGITPQDVCDRYHKLIKDSFEEFGISFDIYSRTTSETHHKFASDFFRKLYDDGKLVEKESEQYYDEEAHQFLADRYIMGECPHCGNPNAYGDQCEKCGSDLSPMELKNPHSTISGSQPVIKRTKNWYLPLNDYQEWLKQWILEDHKEWRPNVYGQCKSWLDMDLQPRAMTRDLDWGIPVPVEGAEGKVLYVWFDAPIGYISNTKELCEKDPEHFGNWQKWWQDPETRIVHFIGKDNIVFHCLIFPTMLKAHGDYILPDNVPSNEFLNLEDDKISTSKNWAVWLHEYLRDFEGKQDVLRYVLTANAPETKDNNFTWKDFQERNNSELVAVYGNFVNRALQLTKKYWNGVVPACGELEEIDRQTIQEFKDVKAKVEAYLDIFKFREAQKEAMNLARIGNKYIAETEPWKLWKTDPKRVETILYISLQLVANLSIAFEPFLPFSSKKLREMINMTEYDWSELGSTDLLPAGKQLAEPELLFEKIEDEAIEAQLRKLEETKKANEAASNKAEPIKKDIPFEDFEKLDIRVGHIIKCEKVKKSKKLLQFTIDDGSGVERTILSGIAAYYEPEQLTGKDVLFIANFAPRKMMGIESQGMILSAVNFDGSLTVTTTMGEVKPGSQVG, encoded by the coding sequence ATGGAAGAAAAGAAATTTAAGCGCACCACTGTTACCGCAGCATTGCCTTATGCGAATGGAGGTGTACATATAGGACACCTTGCTGGTGTATATGTTCCTGCCGATATCTACGTTCGTTATCTCCGATTGAAGAAGCGTGAAGTTGCTTTCATTGGTGGTAGTGACGAGCATGGTGTGCCTATCACCATCCGTGCTAAGAAGGAAGGTATCACCCCACAGGACGTATGTGACCGTTATCATAAGTTGATAAAGGACTCTTTTGAAGAGTTTGGTATCTCCTTCGACATCTATAGTCGCACAACAAGTGAGACTCACCACAAGTTTGCTTCAGACTTCTTCCGTAAGCTATATGATGATGGTAAGCTCGTCGAGAAGGAGAGTGAGCAGTACTATGATGAGGAAGCTCACCAGTTCCTTGCCGACCGTTATATCATGGGTGAGTGTCCTCACTGTGGCAATCCAAATGCTTATGGCGACCAATGTGAGAAGTGTGGTAGTGACCTTAGCCCTATGGAGTTGAAGAATCCACACTCTACTATCTCTGGTTCACAGCCTGTCATCAAGCGTACTAAGAACTGGTACCTGCCTTTGAATGACTATCAAGAGTGGCTGAAGCAGTGGATTTTGGAGGATCATAAGGAGTGGCGACCAAACGTTTATGGTCAGTGTAAGAGCTGGTTAGACATGGATCTCCAGCCACGTGCTATGACTCGCGACCTTGATTGGGGTATTCCTGTACCAGTAGAGGGAGCCGAGGGCAAGGTTCTTTACGTATGGTTTGATGCGCCTATCGGCTATATTTCAAACACAAAGGAGCTTTGCGAAAAGGATCCAGAGCACTTCGGCAACTGGCAGAAGTGGTGGCAAGACCCAGAGACACGTATTGTACACTTCATTGGAAAGGACAATATCGTGTTCCACTGTCTCATCTTCCCAACTATGTTGAAGGCGCATGGCGATTATATTTTGCCTGATAACGTACCATCAAACGAGTTCCTTAACCTTGAAGACGATAAGATTTCTACAAGTAAGAACTGGGCGGTATGGCTCCATGAGTACCTCCGCGACTTTGAAGGAAAGCAGGATGTGCTACGCTATGTGCTGACAGCTAATGCACCAGAAACCAAAGATAACAACTTCACTTGGAAAGACTTTCAGGAGCGTAACAACTCTGAACTCGTTGCTGTATATGGTAACTTCGTTAACCGTGCACTGCAATTGACCAAGAAGTACTGGAACGGTGTGGTTCCTGCTTGTGGTGAATTGGAGGAGATTGACCGCCAGACTATCCAAGAGTTCAAGGATGTTAAGGCAAAGGTAGAGGCTTATCTCGATATCTTTAAGTTCCGTGAGGCACAGAAAGAGGCTATGAACCTCGCTCGCATCGGTAACAAATACATTGCCGAGACAGAGCCTTGGAAGCTTTGGAAGACCGACCCTAAGCGTGTGGAGACAATTCTCTACATCTCGCTTCAGCTCGTTGCCAACCTCAGTATTGCCTTCGAACCATTCTTGCCATTCAGCAGTAAGAAACTCCGTGAGATGATAAACATGACGGAGTATGACTGGAGTGAACTTGGTTCTACCGACCTTCTCCCAGCTGGTAAGCAGTTGGCAGAGCCTGAGTTGCTCTTCGAGAAGATTGAGGATGAGGCTATCGAGGCTCAGTTGCGTAAGTTGGAAGAGACTAAGAAGGCTAACGAAGCCGCTTCCAACAAGGCTGAACCAATCAAGAAGGACATTCCTTTCGAAGACTTCGAGAAGCTTGATATCCGTGTTGGACATATCATCAAGTGCGAGAAGGTGAAGAAGAGTAAGAAGCTCTTGCAGTTCACTATCGATGATGGTTCGGGTGTTGAGCGCACTATCCTTAGTGGTATTGCAGCCTATTATGAGCCAGAGCAGCTCACTGGTAAGGACGTTCTTTTCATTGCTAACTTTGCTCCTCGCAAGATGATGGGCATCGAGAGCCAAGGAATGATTCTCTCTGCCGTTAACTTCGATGGCTCCCTCACCGTTACTACAACCATGGGTGAGGTGAAACCAGGTAGTCAAGTGGGATAA